Proteins encoded within one genomic window of Desulfatiglans sp.:
- a CDS encoding ABC transporter ATP-binding protein translates to MADNMIQVKRLNKVYGTTIQTHVLFDIELEIERNTFTALIGPSGSGKSTLLNCLGLLDPPTSGKIVIDGQSFSDINVNKLASFRNENIGFVFQFHHLLPEFTVFENILMPHWIKSGRPGQDLIEEANRLIDRVGLGDIKNKYVTQISGGQQQRVSIARALINRPKVIFADEPTGNLDRETGAKVLDLLREINRENNTTLVMVTHDREVAIRSDRIIELVDGRICRSIDVRSSSKESAVEMLESRACVLPDSGQT, encoded by the coding sequence ATGGCTGATAACATGATACAGGTAAAGAGGCTCAACAAGGTTTATGGCACAACAATCCAGACCCATGTCCTGTTTGATATAGAACTTGAAATAGAGAGGAACACCTTTACCGCCCTGATCGGCCCATCCGGTTCAGGGAAAAGCACGCTTTTAAACTGTCTTGGCCTGCTTGATCCACCTACATCAGGGAAAATTGTGATAGACGGGCAGTCATTCTCGGATATAAACGTCAACAAACTTGCCTCATTCAGAAACGAGAACATAGGGTTTGTCTTCCAGTTCCATCATCTGCTGCCGGAGTTTACAGTGTTTGAAAATATTCTGATGCCCCACTGGATAAAAAGCGGAAGGCCTGGCCAGGATTTGATAGAAGAGGCAAACAGGCTTATAGACCGTGTGGGTTTAGGCGACATTAAAAATAAATATGTAACACAGATATCAGGCGGCCAGCAGCAGCGTGTTTCTATAGCAAGGGCACTGATCAACAGGCCAAAGGTAATATTTGCGGATGAACCCACAGGCAACCTGGACAGGGAAACCGGTGCAAAGGTGCTTGATCTTTTAAGAGAGATCAACAGGGAAAACAATACCACCCTTGTAATGGTGACTCATGACAGGGAGGTGGCTATACGCTCAGACCGTATTATAGAGCTGGTTGATGGAAGAATATGCAGGAGTATTGATGTGAGATCATCAAGTAAAGAATCAGCAGTAGAGATGCTGGAAAGCAGGGCATGCGTATTACCTGATTCAGGCCAGACATGA
- a CDS encoding plasmid pRiA4b ORF-3 family protein has translation MEERLYLFRINILGILPEVWRRFTVPSDIPLDRLHDVIQIIMGWTDSHLHEFTISKKHYTEYPESKEDGLPCGKYRLGDLVKRKGSIISYLYDFGDSWEHELILEDSNYAGQELPVPVFCLEGKGACPPEDVGGINGYEEFCKVMKDPFHEDHNALTEWYGGNFDSTQFDPDETNWEILKYLRWSRKRLLAWDTD, from the coding sequence ATGGAAGAAAGACTCTATCTGTTCAGAATAAACATTTTAGGTATATTACCGGAGGTCTGGAGGCGTTTCACTGTTCCATCCGATATCCCCCTTGACCGTCTTCACGATGTCATACAGATTATCATGGGGTGGACAGACAGCCATCTGCACGAGTTTACCATTTCAAAAAAACATTATACTGAATACCCTGAGTCAAAAGAGGATGGCCTTCCATGCGGGAAGTACAGGCTGGGTGATCTTGTTAAACGAAAGGGGTCTATTATCAGTTACCTGTACGATTTTGGCGATTCATGGGAACATGAGCTTATTCTTGAAGACAGTAATTATGCCGGCCAGGAGCTGCCAGTGCCTGTTTTTTGCCTGGAGGGAAAAGGGGCATGTCCGCCTGAAGATGTAGGTGGCATAAATGGATATGAAGAGTTCTGCAAGGTAATGAAAGACCCGTTCCATGAAGATCATAATGCATTAACAGAATGGTATGGCGGCAATTTTGACAGCACACAGTTCGACCCTGACGAGACAAACTGGGAGATACTGAAATACCTGAGGTGGTCAAGGAAGAGGCTTTTAGCCTGGGATACAGATTAA
- a CDS encoding HlyD family efflux transporter periplasmic adaptor subunit codes for MKSNLNKNLFIISLFVITLLFSCSEKGKESYTLKPINLDYTVLASCTVSEPKPYRVKAKAGGDIIQLNVTEGTRVEKGETVALIDDYRERRNLTISKNRLASINLQIEDSKKNGLPRLHEQLKKDAATLSNSERYMNRLKKLSEAGGVSDAELDAAIEGYNQALSGYNQTKIEIDTFNTSGVLAKLETERHVLTEEIRLSEKAIDDKQIKAPYRGIITDVYFTEGETVLDNAELMSIIEEREWEIEANIDQRDMPFVKNNQDAFIVLDAYPSNKIAAKLFFVCLEVDISRGSCLTRLKITDKHDFIRYGMTGNVEIIAERFTNVPAAPSRFLTRADGAGYVYIKGKDGIAPVKTGFREVGEKWVILEDIPENTLLYIPAEK; via the coding sequence ATGAAATCAAACCTTAATAAAAATCTTTTTATTATATCCCTGTTTGTAATAACTCTTCTCTTTTCATGCAGTGAAAAGGGGAAGGAGAGCTATACCCTGAAACCAATAAACCTCGATTATACAGTGCTTGCCTCATGCACTGTGAGCGAACCAAAGCCATATAGGGTTAAGGCAAAGGCAGGCGGGGATATCATACAGCTTAACGTAACAGAGGGTACAAGGGTTGAAAAGGGCGAAACAGTTGCCCTGATAGATGATTACAGGGAGAGAAGAAACCTTACCATAAGCAAAAACAGGCTCGCATCAATCAATCTGCAGATAGAGGATTCAAAGAAAAACGGGCTCCCGAGGCTGCATGAGCAGCTTAAAAAGGATGCTGCAACACTGAGTAATTCAGAACGCTATATGAACAGGCTTAAAAAACTCTCAGAGGCTGGAGGCGTTTCCGATGCAGAACTGGATGCGGCTATCGAGGGTTATAATCAGGCCCTTTCCGGATATAACCAGACCAAAATAGAGATAGATACCTTTAACACCTCCGGGGTGCTGGCAAAACTTGAAACAGAAAGGCATGTGCTTACAGAAGAGATCAGGCTATCGGAAAAAGCTATTGATGACAAACAGATAAAGGCCCCATACAGGGGCATAATCACGGATGTTTATTTTACCGAGGGTGAGACGGTTCTGGATAATGCCGAGCTGATGAGTATCATAGAGGAGAGGGAGTGGGAGATAGAGGCAAACATAGACCAGCGGGATATGCCCTTTGTCAAAAACAACCAGGATGCATTTATTGTGCTGGATGCCTATCCTTCAAATAAGATTGCGGCAAAGCTCTTTTTTGTCTGTCTTGAAGTAGACATATCAAGGGGAAGCTGTCTTACAAGGTTAAAGATCACTGATAAGCATGATTTTATCAGGTACGGCATGACCGGTAATGTTGAGATCATAGCGGAGAGGTTTACCAATGTGCCTGCTGCCCCATCAAGGTTTCTCACCCGTGCTGATGGGGCGGGATATGTCTACATAAAGGGCAAAGATGGTATAGCACCTGTAAAGACAGGCTTCCGGGAGGTTGGTGAGAAATGGGTAATCCTTGAGGATATACCGGAAAACACCCTGTTATACATACCAGCAGAAAAATAA
- a CDS encoding aldo/keto reductase: protein MKKVTLGSTGLTVTRLGFGGIPIQRVGEAQAVEVVLHAVETGMDFIDTSRMYSTSEARIGKALKQTNKKVVLATKSMNRFADGIQKDIEVSLKNLQVDYIDIYQCHAVSSDDEYERVTRPGGALEGLRKAKEQGLIGHIGVTSHSLDLLERIIDDGYFETIMVCLSFIESAAKERIVPKALKKNIGILAMKPFSGGVIEDAALALKWALSIPDILVLAGVEEKGLIDRNWEIFTGSYELTPKEEKEIEEIRREHDKKFCRRCDYCLPCTVGIHIQMVMGIKTFVKRLGPQALKNMLIISLLKKAAQCTGCGECMTRCPYSLPIPDMIKENLEWVEEYKRNL from the coding sequence ATGAAAAAAGTAACGCTTGGCAGCACAGGGCTAACGGTAACCCGGCTTGGTTTTGGCGGCATCCCCATTCAGCGTGTGGGTGAGGCGCAGGCAGTGGAGGTGGTGTTACATGCAGTAGAGACCGGTATGGATTTTATAGATACCTCGCGCATGTATTCCACAAGCGAGGCGCGTATAGGCAAAGCACTAAAACAGACGAATAAAAAAGTGGTGCTTGCAACAAAGTCCATGAACCGGTTTGCTGACGGCATACAGAAGGACATAGAGGTAAGTCTGAAAAACCTTCAGGTGGATTATATAGATATCTATCAGTGCCATGCAGTGAGTTCAGATGATGAGTATGAACGGGTCACAAGGCCTGGTGGAGCCCTTGAGGGGTTAAGAAAGGCAAAGGAGCAGGGGCTTATAGGCCACATAGGGGTTACAAGCCACAGCCTTGACCTGCTTGAAAGGATCATTGATGATGGTTATTTTGAAACCATCATGGTCTGCCTGAGCTTTATTGAGTCAGCAGCTAAAGAGAGGATTGTACCTAAAGCGCTTAAGAAGAACATCGGCATCCTTGCCATGAAGCCATTCTCAGGCGGTGTAATAGAAGATGCTGCGCTTGCATTAAAGTGGGCACTCTCTATCCCTGATATACTTGTGCTGGCTGGCGTTGAGGAAAAGGGGCTGATTGACAGAAACTGGGAGATATTTACTGGCAGTTATGAGCTTACCCCCAAAGAAGAAAAAGAGATTGAGGAGATAAGGAGGGAGCATGACAAAAAGTTCTGCCGCAGATGTGATTACTGCCTCCCATGCACTGTTGGGATACACATACAGATGGTTATGGGGATAAAAACCTTTGTGAAGAGGCTGGGGCCCCAGGCGCTTAAGAATATGCTGATCATATCCCTGCTTAAAAAGGCTGCCCAGTGCACCGGGTGCGGTGAGTGTATGACAAGGTGCCCATACTCTTTACCAATACCAGACATGATAAAGGAAAACCTTGAGTGGGTTGAGGAGTATAAAAGGAATCTTTAA
- a CDS encoding ABC transporter permease produces the protein MKPNNYEIMIAWRFLIKGRLQTLFIILGIAMGVAVQFFLSSLIGGLQNSIIERTVGSAPHLVISPEDRKPGPIDTGSAAVKEFRKAAIEERPEIFSWQQYLLELKKDKRFTYISPVANGNGFVLEASTVHPVRVKGLLEPDGPGIYRIKQKLIAGSDRFSGETALVAKELANKLALVTGDKFILRNDKGENVSLIAGGIFDLSTATGSSLVVLSLDRVRAFFGVDGVSAIEAQVKDVFEAEAIARKYSRYFTRVKIESWQKTNKEMLAALSSQSSSSYTIQFFVLFSISLGIASVLAISAVQKSRQLGILKAMGTTDISSARIFVVQGFILGATGSVAGIGIGYGISILFIKAMGDMIAFGLEIKTSYIILPVVLAVIASTLASAIPASRASRLSPIEVIRNG, from the coding sequence ATGAAGCCAAACAACTATGAAATCATGATTGCATGGCGGTTTCTGATTAAAGGGAGGCTTCAGACCCTTTTTATTATCCTTGGCATTGCCATGGGTGTGGCTGTGCAGTTCTTTTTATCCTCCCTGATAGGCGGCCTTCAGAACAGCATCATTGAAAGGACAGTGGGGTCTGCCCCGCACCTCGTTATATCACCTGAAGATAGAAAGCCTGGCCCCATTGATACAGGCTCAGCCGCTGTTAAAGAGTTTCGGAAGGCGGCCATTGAGGAGAGGCCTGAGATATTTTCATGGCAGCAATATTTATTGGAGCTTAAAAAGGATAAAAGGTTCACCTATATATCACCGGTTGCAAACGGGAATGGTTTTGTGCTTGAGGCGAGCACGGTGCATCCGGTGCGTGTAAAGGGGCTACTGGAACCAGATGGACCGGGCATCTACCGGATTAAGCAAAAGCTGATTGCAGGCAGCGACAGGTTTTCAGGCGAAACCGCCCTTGTAGCAAAGGAGCTTGCTAATAAACTCGCCCTTGTAACAGGTGACAAGTTTATCCTGAGGAATGATAAAGGAGAGAATGTCTCTCTAATAGCAGGTGGGATCTTTGATCTGAGCACAGCAACAGGTAGCAGCCTTGTTGTGCTTTCACTGGACAGGGTTAGGGCCTTTTTTGGGGTTGATGGTGTCTCAGCGATTGAGGCGCAGGTGAAGGATGTCTTTGAGGCGGAGGCAATAGCGCGGAAATATTCACGTTATTTTACCAGGGTAAAGATTGAATCATGGCAGAAGACAAACAAGGAGATGCTGGCAGCCCTTTCATCCCAGAGTTCATCATCATACACCATCCAGTTCTTTGTACTTTTTTCCATCTCCCTTGGCATAGCGAGCGTACTTGCCATATCTGCTGTCCAGAAATCAAGACAGCTCGGCATACTTAAAGCCATGGGCACAACTGACATAAGTTCAGCCAGGATATTTGTTGTGCAGGGTTTTATCCTGGGCGCAACAGGGTCAGTCGCAGGGATCGGCATAGGTTATGGCATATCAATACTCTTTATAAAGGCAATGGGGGATATGATAGCCTTTGGCCTTGAGATAAAGACCTCCTATATTATTCTCCCTGTAGTCCTTGCGGTTATCGCCTCCACACTTGCCTCTGCCATACCTGCTAGCCGTGCATCAAGATTATCGCCCATTGAGGTAATAAGAAATGGCTGA